DNA sequence from the Candidatus Kaistella beijingensis genome:
AAACTCGTTTTGTTGACCATTATCGCAATGTTCGCATTGAAAATTGCAGGTTTAAGCGGAGTTGCAACAGGACTTCTTACGGCAGCAGGTGCTTCCGCAGTGATTTTGGGTTTTGCGTTCAAAGATATTGGTGAAAATTTTATTTCTGGAATTATTCTTTCCTTCAACCGTCCTTTCAATGTGAATGATACAGTAAGCATCGGCGATATTTTTGGCAAAGTAAAATCAATGGAATTTCGCTATACCAAACTGAAAACATTTGATGGTAAAGATGTCTATATTCCGAACAGCGATGTCATCAAAAAACCAGTGTTCAACTATACTGAAGATGGTTATTTCCGAATGGAATTTATGGTGGGAATTGCCTACGAAAACAATATTGATGAAGCCAAGAAAATCATTATGAACACTTTGGTGAAGCATCCCTTAACATTGAGAGAAACAGACCGAGAACCATTTGTGATGACCGATGAACTCGGTGTAAATTCAGTAAACATTAAAGTTTATTTTTGGGTAACTGCCGAAGATTATCGCCGTGATGCACTGATGATACGGAGCGAAATGATAGACCAAGTAAAAGTAAATCTGCTTGCGAACGGAATTTCTATGCCTGCAAATATTCAGGAATTGAAATGGTATAATGAAGAGGAGAAACAAAAAAATAAATTCTAAATAAAAATATTATGGAAAATTTTACAGATACCGAAATAAAATACAGATCTTACGCTTTGCACAATTTCAGGAAAATTCCGCAATTGGAACACATTCCCGAACAGTTGAAAAAAGATATCGAAGTCGTAGGAAATGTTCTTCCTTTCAAAGCCAATAATTATGTGGTGGAAGAACTGATTGATTGGAATAATATTCCGAATGACCCCATTTTTACCCTCACTTTTCCAAGAAAAGAAATGCTTATTCCCGAACATTACGAAAGAATGAAAAAAGTTTTGGAAAGTGGCGCTTCTAAAATGGAAATCAAGGAAGAAGCCAATAAAATTCGTGCAGAACTCAATCCGCATCCTGCAGGACAATTGGAGCATAATGTACCAATGATTGAAGGACAAAAATTAACAGGAATGCAGCATAA
Encoded proteins:
- a CDS encoding mechanosensitive ion channel family protein; this translates as MNTDTLINSFQESWNGFLEQVPNILTAIFILAVGIFIANKLVDFTTRFIKGHSSDPLMTNFLVKTIKLVLLTIIAMFALKIAGLSGVATGLLTAAGASAVILGFAFKDIGENFISGIILSFNRPFNVNDTVSIGDIFGKVKSMEFRYTKLKTFDGKDVYIPNSDVIKKPVFNYTEDGYFRMEFMVGIAYENNIDEAKKIIMNTLVKHPLTLRETDREPFVMTDELGVNSVNIKVYFWVTAEDYRRDALMIRSEMIDQVKVNLLANGISMPANIQELKWYNEEEKQKNKF